The genomic segment AGGGATCTTTGAAATGCGGGGTAATGGACTTAGAGAGGTCAATAATCCTTCTGAAATGTTGATTACTACGAATGACGAAGGATTAAGCGGGATCGGGATCGGAGCCACAATTGATGGTATCAGGCCTTTTTTGATTGAAGTACAGGCTTTGGTTAGTTCTGCTGTTTACGGGACTCCCCAACGTTCCTGTACCGGTTTTGACGGCAGGCGGTTGAATATGTTGTTGGCTGTGTTGGAGAAACGTGCAGGGTTCAGTTTATCGGCGAAAGATGTATTCCTGAATATTGCCGGTGGGCTCAAGGTGGACGATCCTGCCATAGATATGGCTGTAATTGCTGCGATTATGTCATCTAATATTGATATGCCTATCAGTCATCAATATTGTTTTTCCGGTGAAGTAGGGCTTTCAGGAGAGATACGTCCGGTAAGTCGGATCGAGCAAAGAATACAGGAAGCACAAAAACTGGGATTTACTAAGATTTTTGTTGCAGGCGCCAATAAAAAAGGTATTGATGTTTCAGGGCTATCTATCCAGGTTGTTTTTGTCAGCAAAGTAGAACATTTATTCAAAGCATTGTTTGGGAAAAACTAATGTCAGCAGGCTATCTAAAACGGATCAGATGACCATCAAAGAAGCACAACAATTTGTAGATAAATGGATAAAAGAATATGGGGTGCGTTATTTCAACGAACTCACCAATATGGCTATTCTGGCTGAAGAAGTAGGGGAGGTGGCGCGAATTATCGCCCGGGATTATGGAGAACAATCATCCAAATCTTCTGATGATAAAAAATATCTGGCTGATGAGTTGGCTGATGTTTTATTTGTAGTGATTTGTCTTGCCAATCAGACAGGGATAGATTTGACGGAAGCACTGAAAAATAATTTTGAGAAAAAGACTGTACGGGATAAGGACAGGCATAAAAACAACAAAAAGCTTGTCCCCTAAATCTGATATAGAAGGATAATAGTTCTTACCTTCGATCTAATTTTAATATAAAAAATAAGAAGGGGATCAGTTGTAAGACAGCATTGATAAAAAACAAAAAGTTGCAAGATCCTTGCAACTTTTTGTGAAAACTTTTGTCGAGGGTTACCCCAAATAACTTTTTAATAATTTACTTCTGGATGTATGACGTAATCTACGGATGGCTTTTTCTTTGATCTGCCGTACCCGTTCTCTCGTTAATCCGAACTTTTCACCAATTTCTTCAAGTGTCATTTCTTGCACTCCAATACCAAAAAACAACTTAATGATATCCCGTTCCCGTTCGGTAAGTGTAGCCAAAGCGCGTTCAATTTCACGGATCAGCGATTCATTGATCAACGCCCTGTCAGCAACGGGAGAATCGTTATTGACCAATACATCCAGCAGGCTATTATCTTCACCTTCAATAAACGGAGCATCGACAGATACATGACGTCCCGAAACACGCATGGTATCAGCTATCTTTTCTTTGGTAATTTCCAGGACATCCG from the Bacteroidales bacterium genome contains:
- a CDS encoding nucleotide pyrophosphohydrolase produces the protein MTIKEAQQFVDKWIKEYGVRYFNELTNMAILAEEVGEVARIIARDYGEQSSKSSDDKKYLADELADVLFVVICLANQTGIDLTEALKNNFEKKTVRDKDRHKNNKKLVP